A region of Toxorhynchites rutilus septentrionalis strain SRP chromosome 1, ASM2978413v1, whole genome shotgun sequence DNA encodes the following proteins:
- the LOC129761710 gene encoding uncharacterized protein LOC129761710, whose translation MRDWRWVPSKRNIADVLTKWGRGPPLQRNSEWVDGPTILYQSSCQWPSADPIDETNEEARGLLSFHEVVAVGKISCWTKLLRVTATVVRFVTNCRLRKAGLPTITSQATEYQRSVLKAKFPTVQQPLQQNELQHAENILWKQSQFDSFPDEMSALTENLQHETGRSPRKIEKSSSLYKLSPTLDAEGVLRVRGKMEINEAIPFDKRFPIILSGKQEITRKLIMHLHEKFGHANRETVFNELRQKFWIPNARAAIRQVSKECVWCKVNRCEPSIPMMAPLPIQRTTPHLRPFSAVGIDYLGPVDVTVGRRNEKRWVAVFTCMAVRAVHLDVVYSLSTQSCLMAIKRFTSKRGVPEQIFSDNATCFHGANTVMRGEINKINHECAEKIISPVTSWHFNPPGTPHMGGVWERMVRSVKEALRTLDDGQRMTDEILVTSLAEAEDLINSRPLTYIPQDNSEPLHPWNNDK comes from the coding sequence CCTTCTGCCGACCCAATCGATGAGACTAATGAGGAGGCTAGAGGATTATTGTCGTTCCATGAGGTGGTTGCCGTGGGCAAAATTTCTTGTTGGACAAAGTTACTGCGGGTTACCGCTACCGTTGTTCGATTTGTCACCAATTGTAGGCTCAGGAAAGCCGGGTTGCCAACCATTACTTCTCAGGCTACGGAGTATCAACGTTCAGTGTTGAAGGCAAAATTTCCAACTGTTCAACAGCCGCTTCAGCAAAATGAacttcaacatgcagaaaacaTTTTATGGAAGCAATCACAATTTGATAGTTTTCCAGACGAAATGAGCGCACTCACAGAAAATCTTCAACATGAAACGGGACGCTCGCCGAGGAAGATCGAGAAGTCTAGCAGCCTGTATAAACTTTCTCCGACACTAGATGCAGAAGGTGTTCTGAGAGTTCGTGGTAAAATGGAAATAAATGAAGCAATTCCATTCGATAAAAGATTCCCGATTATACTATCGGGGAAACAAGAAATAACAAGAAAATTAATTATGCACTTACACGAAAAGTTTGGCCATGCAAACAGAGAGACTGTGTTCAACGAGTTGCGTCAGAAATTCTGGATACCGAACGCGCGTGCAGCTATCCGACAGGTGTCCAAGGAATGCGTGTGGTGCAAGGTAAATCGATGTGAACCTTCTATACCGATGATGGCCCCATTACCCATTCAGCGCACTACACCTCACCTACGACCTTTCAGCGCAGTAGGAATAGATTATCTGGGACCGGTTGACGTAACGGTTGGCCGCAGAAATGAGAAACGATGGGTAGCGGTGTTTACGTGTATGGCTGTTAGAGCCGTACACTTGGATGTGGTCTATAGTCTGAGCACACAATCTTGTCTGATGGCGATCAAAAGATTCACGAGCAAACGAGGAGTCCCAGAACAAATATTTTCGGACAATGCTACGTGTTTCCATGGAGCAAATACCGTCATGAGAGGCGAAATAAACAAAATCAACCACGAGTGTGCAGAGAAAATCATATCACCTGTTACATCGTGGCATTTCAACCCTCCCGGAACACCGCACATGGGCGGTGTTTGGGAACGGATGGTACGGTCCGTCAAAGAGGCTCTACGCACATTGGACGACGGACAAAGAATGACGGATGAGATTCTCGTAACGTCGTTAGCAGAAGCTGAAGACTTGATAAACTCCCGCCCGTTGACGTATATTCCACAAGATAACTCCGAACCACTTCATCCGTGGAACAACGACAAGTGA